In Conger conger chromosome 12, fConCon1.1, whole genome shotgun sequence, one DNA window encodes the following:
- the s100z gene encoding protein S100-Z: protein MPTQLEGAMDALITVFHNYSGNEGDKYKLNKGELKELLTSELTDFLTSQKDPMLVEKIMNDLDSNKDNEVDFNEFVVLVAALTVACNDFFQEQQKKKGN from the exons ATGCCGACACAGCTGGAAGGTGCAATGGATGCACTAATCACTGTTTTTCACAACTACTCTGGAAATGAAGGGGATAAATACAAACTCAACAAGGGTGAGCTCAAAGAGCTTTTAACCAGCGAGCTCACCGACTTCTTGACG TCTCAAAAGGATCCAATGCTGGTAGAGAAGATCATGAATGACCTGGACTCCAACAAGGACAACGAAGTAGACTTCAACGAGTTTGTGGTGCTGGTGGCTGCTCTGACAGTGGCCTGCAATGACTTCTTTCAGgaacagcagaagaagaaagggAATTAG